The Salvia miltiorrhiza cultivar Shanhuang (shh) chromosome 1, IMPLAD_Smil_shh, whole genome shotgun sequence genome has a window encoding:
- the LOC131007926 gene encoding protein terminal ear1 homolog yields MCKNSPFLKKSATPLNPSAQEWRPPKLNRFPAPHKLLCQWQWPLPYHPMPYLHIVYHSTPFSFPPPPPLPLHGEEKVETPIIEGGSKLVVPEKLRAPPRRWEWKPRKAVGGAAASPMIEEVSYSSRTTVMVKNIPNQIRRDFMMEFLDSYCNAHSLEYDFMYLPMDFRSKDNLGYAFVNFTNGRNASKFRKIVDGYKWGTIETAKGFYNSKKICAITWARIQGKEKLVKRFENSIFGCDDPDFLPVVFHPPRGGSNTTSPVVVGMTMKMLDDLVK; encoded by the exons ATGTGTAAGAATTCTCCATTCTTGAAGAAGTCTGCAACACCACTAAACCCTAGTGCCCAAGAATGGCGCCCACCTAAACTCAACCGCTTTCCCGCCCCTCACAAGCTGCTTTGCCAATGGCAATGGCCTCTTCCCTACCATCCCATGCCTTACCTTCACATCGTCTACCACTCTACTCCCTTCTCttttccgccgccgccgccgcttccCCTCCACGGCGAGGAGAAGGTGGAGACTCCGATCATTGAAGGCGGATCAAAATTAGTTGTGCCGGAAAAGTTGAGAGCGCCGCCGCGACGGTGGGAGTGGAAGCCGAGGAAGGCAGTGGGTGGCGCCGCCGCCTCACCTATGATTGAAGAGGTTTCATACTCATCAAGAACGACAGTTATGGTGAAAAACATTCCAAATCAAATAAG GAGGGACTTCATGATGGAATTTCTGGATAGCTACTGCAATGCACACTCATTGGAGTACGATTTCATGTATCTGCCTATGGATTTCAG GTCCAAGGACAATTTAGGGTATGCATTTGTGAACTTCACAAATGGTAGAAATGCTTCGAAATTCAGGAAAATAGTTGACGGATACAAGTGGGGAACTATAGAAACGGCAAAGGGCTTCTACAACTCCAAGAAAATCTGTGCCATTACATGGGCAAGAATTCAG GGGAAAGAGAAGCTCGTGAAAAGATTCGAGAACAGCATCTTTGGCTGCGACGACCCTGACTTTTTGCCGGTGGTGTTCCATCCACCGCGTGGTGGATCGAACACCACTTCTCCGGTGGTCGTCGGAATGACGAT GAAAATGTTGGATGATTTGGTTAAGTAG
- the LOC131014500 gene encoding probable calcium-binding protein CML29, whose amino-acid sequence MGSISVDVETLNHILGLVEAFRAFDSDNDGCINVQELGGIMSSLGYNVTEQDVQAMMHKGDGQLLSLPDFIDINTENLQLSGLSALKTAIQALELHQHDVLTGEELRRAVGNLGVELSLDDCQQIVASMDGDGDGAISVDELNLILNCLV is encoded by the coding sequence ATGGGTTCCATCTCTGTGGACGTTGAGACACTCAACCATATCCTAGGGCTGGTGGAGGCCTTCCGAGCCTTCGACTCCGACAACGATGGCTGTATCAACGTCCAAGAGCTCGGAGGGATCATGTCGTCGCTCGGGTACAACGTGACCGAGCAGGACGTACAAGCCATGATGCACAAGGGCGACGGGCAGCTGCTCAGCCTGCCCGACTTCATAGACATCAACACcgagaatctccaactcagcgGTCTCAGCGCCCTCAAAACGGCAATCCAAGCACTGGAGCTCCACCAACACGACGTCTTGACCGGGGAGGAGCTCCGTCGAGCTGTTGGCAATTTGGGCGTTGAGTTGTCTTTGGATGATTGCCAACAAATTGTGGCCTCCATGGATGGTGATGGAGATGGAGCTATAAGTGTTGATGAACTCAATCTCATACTCAATTGTCTTGTTTAG